From a region of the Paraburkholderia hospita genome:
- the gspK gene encoding type II secretion system minor pseudopilin GspK, with amino-acid sequence MIKRFRPARSKSAAQRGAAIISALLVVALSAILVSGMLWREQVQIRRIENQRLLAQAQWVSRGALDWTRLILRSEGDTSAGITYLGGVWGVPIARTRLSDFLGQIGEVRAQEGGATYISGSIEDAQAKFNLRNLVSTAVPGALTLNIQQVQSFQRLLQLLGINGQLAKNTALQLRAGLRQSATRFQTAANPTTLDPTQMQGGAAGGGNYTDQPGLEDADENAPVAPLQMTGVDSLLDVPGFTPEMIARLRPFVTVLPTTTPVNMNTAPAEVVAAVVPGMNLSNAQAFVARRETVFFHNVGDVQLALRGAGVQQLVFDPNQLDVNTSYFLIHGRVEHERAEVDRTTLVYRDALTHTTRIVWGRDQL; translated from the coding sequence ATCAAGCGCTTTCGCCCTGCCCGTTCGAAATCTGCGGCTCAACGCGGCGCTGCCATCATCAGCGCGCTGCTGGTGGTCGCGCTGTCTGCGATTCTTGTTTCCGGCATGCTCTGGCGGGAACAGGTGCAGATCCGGCGCATCGAGAATCAACGGCTGCTGGCGCAGGCGCAGTGGGTGTCGCGCGGCGCGCTCGACTGGACGCGGCTCATTCTTCGTTCCGAAGGCGATACGTCGGCGGGAATCACGTATCTCGGCGGCGTCTGGGGCGTGCCGATCGCGCGCACGCGCCTGTCCGATTTTCTCGGGCAGATCGGCGAGGTGCGCGCACAGGAAGGCGGGGCGACCTATATCTCCGGTTCGATCGAAGATGCGCAGGCCAAATTCAATCTGCGCAACCTCGTTTCGACGGCGGTGCCGGGCGCACTGACGCTGAACATCCAGCAGGTTCAGTCGTTCCAGCGCTTGTTGCAGCTGCTCGGCATCAACGGGCAACTGGCCAAGAACACGGCGCTGCAATTGCGCGCGGGACTGCGGCAATCGGCGACCCGTTTCCAGACGGCGGCCAATCCCACTACCCTCGATCCCACGCAGATGCAAGGCGGCGCGGCGGGCGGCGGCAACTACACCGATCAACCCGGTCTGGAAGACGCCGATGAAAACGCGCCCGTCGCGCCGCTTCAGATGACGGGCGTCGACTCGCTGCTCGACGTGCCCGGCTTCACGCCGGAGATGATCGCGCGGCTGCGCCCGTTCGTGACCGTGCTGCCGACGACCACGCCCGTCAACATGAACACCGCGCCCGCCGAAGTGGTCGCGGCTGTCGTGCCGGGTATGAATCTGTCGAATGCGCAGGCGTTCGTCGCGCGGCGCGAGACCGTGTTCTTCCACAACGTCGGCGATGTGCAGCTCGCGTTGCGCGGCGCGGGCGTCCAGCAGCTCGTGTTCGATCCGAACCAGCTCGACGTGAACACCAGCTATTTCCTGATTCATGGACGCGTCGAGCACGAGCGCGCCGAAGTCGATCGCACCACCCTCGTCTATCGCGACGCGCTGACGCATACGACGCGTATCGTATGGGGACGAGACCAACTATGA
- the gspL gene encoding type II secretion system protein GspL — MSTLIVLLPPRDPAVPSQEWQLPELPFLLLDKSGRTQRAGRSAPGLLPRASSTVLMLAARDCLMLATAVPPLKGPRLRQALPNVVEDQLIQDAQTTHIALDPQPLAGNRHVLAIVDRGWFRYIVETFAAAGHRNLKAVPVTRCLPQPVAAVMAAEVHAEEVVAAGADSAPPHVEPAVSGLTPVVAAVLGHVVPSTAAMLGEGAVDAAPPRVELALVRGPLGEGLAVPESAVGTTVAALAGNAPVTLYTLVDLPGSEPRIASVAQSGRHTSIAGALPLSFETLARNAIQCRFDLAQFEFAVQPWRLDRATLRRLRLPLWLLLGTVLVAIIGANVQWLMLSRQRDAISAQMTELLLNTFPKTTVVLDAPDQMARQLQQLRVAAGELSPDDFLSLADGLARSLGPIPVNGLAALDYHDRRVDVTFKPEIKVDPDFQQRLTRNGLTGAIDSNTGKWTIRNGQ; from the coding sequence TTGAGCACGCTGATCGTTCTTCTGCCGCCGCGTGATCCGGCGGTGCCGTCGCAGGAATGGCAACTGCCGGAGCTGCCGTTTCTGCTGCTCGACAAATCGGGGCGCACCCAGCGCGCCGGCCGCTCGGCGCCCGGTTTGCTGCCGCGCGCAAGCTCGACCGTGCTGATGCTCGCCGCGCGCGACTGCCTGATGCTCGCTACGGCCGTGCCGCCGCTGAAGGGGCCACGCTTGCGTCAGGCGCTGCCGAACGTCGTCGAAGATCAGCTGATCCAGGACGCGCAGACCACGCACATCGCGCTCGATCCACAGCCGCTCGCCGGCAATCGCCACGTGCTCGCGATCGTCGATCGTGGCTGGTTCCGCTATATCGTCGAGACGTTTGCAGCGGCGGGTCATCGCAATCTGAAGGCGGTGCCTGTTACGCGTTGTTTGCCGCAACCCGTCGCCGCGGTGATGGCGGCTGAAGTGCATGCGGAAGAAGTCGTGGCCGCTGGTGCCGATTCTGCGCCGCCGCACGTCGAACCGGCCGTCTCGGGCCTCACGCCCGTCGTTGCGGCCGTGCTGGGCCATGTCGTGCCGTCGACGGCCGCCATGCTCGGCGAAGGCGCCGTCGATGCCGCACCGCCGCGCGTCGAGCTTGCGCTCGTGCGCGGTCCGCTCGGCGAAGGGCTGGCCGTCCCGGAATCGGCCGTCGGCACGACGGTGGCGGCGCTCGCGGGCAATGCGCCCGTCACGTTGTACACGCTCGTCGATTTGCCTGGCAGCGAGCCGCGCATTGCGTCGGTGGCGCAATCGGGACGTCACACGTCGATTGCGGGCGCGCTGCCGCTGTCGTTCGAAACGCTCGCGCGCAACGCGATCCAGTGCCGCTTCGATCTCGCGCAGTTCGAATTTGCCGTGCAGCCGTGGCGTCTCGATCGCGCTACGCTACGCCGCCTGCGCTTGCCACTGTGGCTGCTGCTGGGCACGGTGCTCGTCGCAATCATCGGCGCGAACGTGCAGTGGCTGATGCTGTCGCGCCAGCGCGATGCGATCAGCGCGCAGATGACCGAGCTGCTGCTCAACACCTTTCCGAAGACGACGGTCGTGCTCGACGCGCCCGATCAGATGGCGCGTCAGTTGCAGCAATTGCGCGTCGCCGCGGGCGAACTGTCGCCGGACGATTTCCTGTCCTTGGCGGATGGGCTCGCGCGCTCGCTGGGTCCGATTCCCGTCAACGGCCTGGCCGCGCTGGACTACCACGACCGGCGGGTCGACGTGACGTTCAAACCCGAGATCAAGGTCGATCCCGACTTCCAGCAGCGTCTGACGCGCAATGGCCTGACGGGCGCGATCGACAGCAACACCGGCAAGTGGACGATCAGGAACGGACAATGA
- the gspM gene encoding type II secretion system protein GspM gives MKAELLNTWAGFWDARTPREKALLTWGGAVLAVVIIWSVLWAPAQEGRARLHESIPGLQRQLSQMTAQANEARALSAAAQGVAPTGGALKDALTASLNDHGLAPTQVQVLGNAVQIQLKNASFPAWTEWLDDARKQFKVQVSEAHVTGLKQDGQVDLTASLQPATIK, from the coding sequence ATGAAAGCAGAACTGTTGAACACGTGGGCCGGATTCTGGGATGCCCGCACGCCGCGCGAAAAGGCGCTTTTGACGTGGGGTGGCGCGGTGCTGGCCGTCGTCATCATCTGGTCGGTGCTGTGGGCGCCAGCGCAGGAAGGGCGCGCACGGTTGCATGAATCGATCCCGGGCCTGCAACGGCAGCTTTCGCAGATGACCGCGCAGGCGAACGAGGCGCGCGCGCTGTCGGCGGCGGCGCAGGGTGTGGCGCCGACGGGCGGCGCGCTGAAGGATGCGCTGACGGCGTCGCTGAACGACCACGGCCTCGCACCGACGCAGGTACAGGTGCTCGGCAACGCAGTGCAGATCCAGTTGAAGAACGCGTCGTTTCCCGCGTGGACCGAATGGCTCGACGACGCGCGCAAGCAGTTCAAGGTGCAGGTGTCCGAGGCGCATGTCACGGGGTTGAAGCAGGACGGGCAGGTCGATCTGACGGCATCGCTGCAACCGGCAACGATCAAATGA
- a CDS encoding type II secretion system protein N, which yields MSFWMRRLRAALPWIAVALIANVVVLLVMAPAAWVTPQFAKATQGHVNLVEPSGSLWHGSASLMLAAGPGAESATLLPGRIEWRTSFWPLLTGRVRMQMLQSQAMHDPVTVDATMRSATLSGGTIAVPASLLAGLGAPFNTLDLQGDVRLTWTDWRSFNRQAFGQLIVTLNDMSSRVSRVKPLGSYRVVFQAQGGSGTLDLSTTKGPLLLNGHGTLSEASTSFMGTASTTPDSVDNLAGLLNLLGRPTGPGQVALTFVH from the coding sequence ATGAGTTTCTGGATGCGGCGATTACGCGCCGCGCTGCCCTGGATCGCCGTCGCGCTGATCGCGAACGTCGTGGTGCTGCTCGTGATGGCGCCCGCCGCCTGGGTCACGCCGCAGTTCGCGAAGGCCACGCAAGGGCATGTCAATCTCGTCGAGCCGTCAGGTTCGCTGTGGCACGGATCGGCGTCGCTGATGCTCGCCGCCGGGCCGGGCGCAGAAAGCGCGACGCTGCTACCGGGGCGCATCGAATGGCGCACGTCGTTCTGGCCGCTGTTAACGGGCCGCGTGCGGATGCAGATGCTGCAAAGCCAGGCGATGCACGACCCCGTCACGGTCGATGCAACGATGCGCAGCGCGACGCTGTCGGGCGGCACGATCGCCGTGCCTGCGTCGTTGCTCGCGGGCCTCGGTGCGCCGTTCAACACGCTCGATCTGCAAGGCGACGTGCGGCTGACGTGGACCGACTGGCGTAGCTTCAATCGCCAGGCATTCGGTCAGTTGATCGTGACGCTGAACGACATGAGCTCGCGCGTGTCGCGCGTGAAGCCGCTCGGGTCGTATCGCGTGGTGTTTCAGGCGCAGGGTGGATCGGGCACGCTCGATCTGTCGACGACGAAGGGGCCGCTGCTGCTGAACGGTCACGGCACGCTCAGCGAGGCCTCAACGTCGTTCATGGGCACGGCGAGCACGACGCCCGACTCCGTCGACAATCTCGCCGGTCTTCTGAATCTGCTCGGACGCCCGACTGGGCCTGGACAGGTCGCGCTGACCTTCGTCCACTGA
- a CDS encoding efflux transporter outer membrane subunit has product MQFDRTSRARASVANVVGQRVLNIGICAALAFALAGCAVGPDYKRPSVDIPASYKEAADGWKVAQPADQQDRGAWWVIYNDPQLSALEDKLNASNQTVAQFAAAYRQARALVGEARAAYFPVISAGASASRSRTPSRSFSGSVTGGGGGTTSSLSSSGTISNSYSLSLDATWEPDLWGKVSRTVASQQAGQQAAAADLANARLSAQATLAQTYFNIRLLDAQQKLLDDTVAAYQRSLTLTQNRYAQGVAARSDVIQAQTQLQTAQAAAIDNGVARAQNEHAIAVLVGEPASAFSLPPAPLDAVPPATPAQLPSALLERRPDIASAERKAAAANEQIGVAISAFFPTLTLSASGGFESSVFSQLLQMPSRFWTLGPSLAQTIFDAGLRKAQTDAARATYDQDVATYRLAVLTAFQDVEDNLASLRILEQEVTVQQQAVQSAQQALEIVTNQYKSGTVDYLNVLTAQTTAFTAEQKLASIAGQRMVSSVGLVKALGGGWEVEQMNRETGDVAAPVPASAPVAPVAKSSTSAG; this is encoded by the coding sequence ATGCAGTTTGATCGAACTTCGCGCGCACGCGCCTCGGTCGCGAACGTCGTGGGGCAACGCGTCCTGAACATCGGCATTTGCGCCGCGCTGGCGTTCGCGCTGGCCGGCTGTGCGGTCGGTCCCGATTACAAGCGGCCGTCGGTAGACATTCCGGCCTCGTACAAGGAAGCCGCCGACGGCTGGAAAGTCGCGCAGCCCGCCGACCAGCAAGACCGCGGCGCGTGGTGGGTCATCTACAACGATCCACAGCTTAGCGCGCTCGAAGACAAGCTCAACGCGTCGAACCAGACCGTCGCGCAGTTCGCCGCCGCCTACCGGCAGGCGCGCGCGCTGGTTGGCGAGGCGCGCGCGGCGTACTTCCCGGTGATCAGCGCAGGGGCGAGCGCGTCGCGCTCGCGCACGCCGAGCCGCAGCTTCAGCGGCTCGGTAACGGGCGGGGGCGGCGGCACGACGTCGTCGCTGAGCAGTTCCGGCACGATCAGCAACAGCTACAGCCTGTCGCTCGACGCCACCTGGGAACCCGACCTCTGGGGCAAGGTGAGCCGCACCGTCGCGAGCCAGCAGGCGGGCCAGCAGGCCGCCGCCGCCGATCTGGCGAACGCGCGCCTCTCGGCGCAGGCGACGCTCGCGCAAACCTACTTCAACATCCGTTTGCTCGACGCGCAGCAAAAGCTGCTCGACGATACCGTCGCCGCCTACCAGCGCTCGCTCACGCTCACGCAGAACCGCTACGCGCAGGGCGTCGCCGCCCGCTCGGATGTGATTCAGGCGCAAACGCAGCTGCAAACGGCGCAGGCTGCCGCCATCGACAACGGCGTCGCGCGCGCGCAAAACGAGCACGCGATCGCCGTGCTGGTCGGCGAACCGGCTTCCGCGTTCTCGCTGCCGCCCGCGCCGCTCGATGCCGTGCCGCCCGCCACGCCCGCGCAACTGCCGTCGGCGTTGCTCGAACGGCGCCCGGATATCGCATCGGCCGAGCGCAAAGCGGCGGCGGCGAACGAGCAAATCGGGGTCGCGATTTCTGCGTTCTTCCCGACGCTGACGCTGTCGGCCAGCGGCGGCTTCGAAAGCTCGGTGTTCTCGCAGTTGCTGCAAATGCCGTCGCGCTTCTGGACGCTTGGACCCTCGCTCGCCCAGACCATCTTCGACGCGGGTCTCCGCAAGGCGCAGACGGACGCCGCACGCGCCACCTATGACCAGGACGTCGCCACCTACCGGCTAGCCGTGCTGACGGCGTTCCAGGACGTCGAGGACAACCTTGCTTCGCTGCGCATCCTCGAGCAGGAAGTCACGGTGCAGCAGCAGGCCGTCCAGTCCGCGCAGCAGGCGCTCGAAATCGTCACGAACCAGTACAAATCGGGCACCGTCGACTATCTGAACGTGCTGACCGCGCAGACCACCGCGTTCACCGCCGAGCAGAAGCTGGCGAGCATCGCGGGGCAGCGGATGGTGTCGTCGGTCGGGCTCGTCAAGGCGCTCGGCGGCGGCTGGGAAGTCGAGCAGATGAATCGCGAGACGGGCGATGTCGCAGCGCCTGTGCCCGCGTCCGCGCCTGTCGCGCCCGTTGCGAAATCGTCCACCTCAGCGGGCTAA
- a CDS encoding OmpA family protein yields MAEVKRICGDKPAVRVSSVDHITSDLKSENDPNEITFQCATPVVEQPVQPAPVVVAPVVAPAPAPVRHAPQRKITLQGDATFAVGSATLTPIATAKLDDFVAANQGVDIERMTIAGYTDSTGSAELNNRLSAARARSVQSYLATAGLRASKWDVEGYGSASPVAPNTTAIGRAKNRRVEIQVDGK; encoded by the coding sequence ATGGCCGAAGTAAAGCGCATCTGCGGCGACAAGCCGGCTGTGCGTGTTTCGTCGGTCGATCACATCACGTCGGATCTCAAGTCGGAAAACGATCCGAATGAAATCACGTTCCAGTGCGCGACGCCCGTTGTCGAGCAACCTGTCCAGCCGGCGCCGGTCGTCGTAGCGCCCGTTGTTGCGCCCGCTCCCGCCCCTGTCCGGCACGCACCGCAGCGCAAGATCACGTTGCAAGGCGACGCGACGTTCGCCGTCGGCAGCGCGACGCTGACGCCTATCGCGACAGCGAAGCTCGATGATTTCGTCGCGGCCAACCAGGGTGTTGATATCGAACGTATGACGATCGCCGGCTATACCGATTCGACGGGTTCGGCCGAACTGAACAACCGTCTTTCGGCAGCACGTGCGCGTTCGGTGCAGAGCTATCTGGCAACGGCTGGCCTGCGTGCTTCGAAGTGGGATGTGGAAGGCTACGGCAGCGCATCGCCCGTCGCGCCGAACACGACGGCTATCGGCCGCGCGAAGAACCGCCGCGTCGAGATCCAGGTCGACGGCAAGTAA